TAGATTATGGTTAAATTCCTGCATTATTTTATCAACTTTCTCCTTCAAATTACGATTAAGGGGCTGACTTGATGTGTCTTTTGAGGCTTTTGATAATTCCAACTTCACTGATTCGAGTTTCTCTTGCAATCCCATTGAGATAAATGCATTGGTCATCTCCTTGTCTACATCTTTCTTGAGCTTCTCAATTGCTTGGGTTGTAATCGGATCAGATGGTCCCTTTGCTTCCAGgatcttctttttcaaattctCAATCTCCAACTCTATGTCAGCAGCCTTTGGCATGTTAACTTCAGATGGTTTCATGTTGCGTTTCCGTTTAGGTTCCACTGGAATGCCCTCTTGAAAACCTCCAATTGACCGGAATTTAAGCCTCCTATGCTGAAGCAATTCTTCTGTGTTCATGTTTTCCAATTCCTAGGTACATTTAGTATAGATGTAAGGGATAAATGAAGGGAAACCACCTATGATTTGAGGACACAAATAGTGTGGTGTCTGACAAAGACATGGGATGTGCAAGTGCAACACATGATACAAGGACATATCATGTCTATTTTGTGTGTAATCTATACTTGAGTATATATCTTATTTGTGAAATAaccatatttataaataaaaaaacaattatgcAAACAGTAACCATGTctaattttattcaaaaattgCTCAACAACTTGATGATTTTGCACTATTTCgaagaaaatcaaagtctAATTCTAAGCATAAGTACTGACATGTCTGGACTGAAAGGTCTAAATCACGTCTCATTATGGACATcagaaatttatttatgaaagaattttgttgGGGAATCCGAAAAAGCAAACAGAAAGGATAGTAAAAAAGCCAAACTAATTAATACAAAACTATTTAGAGggaggttttttcttttcattttctgctcTCTCTACGAGAAGATTGTGAATCTAATTTACCTTTATTGCCTGTGTAATTGTGATCTTAATTTGTTGGGAAGTCCATGCAGGATCAACATGTGCACCACCAAGAGGCTCCTGTAAACAACAGCCACAGCATGAATAATAACATGATAAAACCCCATATACTGACTTGTTAGTTTTTCTTCAATCAGTATTGACATATTACAACTAAACAAGGTCTCAGAATCCCAACTTCGAGATCTTATAATTAAGGTAAGCATTTGTTTCCAACTGCATAACTTTCCTACGAAATCTGAACTTGCAGATgcattgaaatttgaactGATAAAAGTTAGTGGTACATTTCTTTTCAAGTACCATTGCggttataaaaatatattttcacataATATTGTCATATTATTAAGAAGACGCATGAATCAGAAGGGAACATATTATTAAGAAGACGCATGAATCAGAAGGGAAAAGCACTTACAGGAATGACCCCATCAGCGATCTTCAGTCGGTAATGCTCTTGAGCTGTTATCCTTAGTTTTTCAGCTGCctataaaattttgaactacattatgattaaaaaaatggcCTACATCCCAAATAGACTCATCCATCAAAATTTATAATACCTTAGGAGCTGCTTGGGAAGATTTCCACAATATTGCAGCACATGCTTCAGGACTGCTCCAACAAACAAAGGCACAAGAAATGTATAACAGAAATCATGGCATGAAGTCTCTAAAGggaagaagatcaaaactCGAAGCACTTTGATGAATTAAACGGGCTCCATTCTAATGTTCGGTAAATTTgtactttttaaataataatattggtgAAGTGGACACAgcgaaggaaaagaaatgcCATCACCTTGCAACATAGAAAGCAGAGTTCTCCAGCATAAACAGTTTATTGGAACAAGCAATGGCTAGAGCTCCACCTGAACCGCCTTCTCCGGTTACAACTGTTACAACGGGCACTTTCAGACCAAACATAGTCCTCAAATTATGTGCTATTGCTTCCCCCTGCATAAAGCAAAAGTGAAAAAGCTTATTCTATGGTAACATGTGAACAAAGTAAATAAATGAtccttgaaaaagaaaaggtgaaTTAATGATGGGAAATTTCAAATGAAGTAGGAAAGTTGCAGACTCACTTGACCAAGTTCCTCAGATTTTAGATCAGCAAAGGCCCCAGGAGTGTCAACAAATGTAATAATGGGAAATCCATGATGATCGGCATATTTCATCATTCGCAGAGCCTTCCGATAGCTGTTTGCAAAGTAACTCTAAGTGAACAGGGTTACATTGCATGTTTTTGTAAACAACCAAACATTGGGTGCACAATATATTCTAAATGCTTTGACTGTTATGCACCTTCTTGCTATTAACCTGATCAAAGTATCCTTGAAACGTACCCATGTGGAGTTGGCATTGCAAAGTTGCGAGCAATGTTTTCCTTCGTATTCCTACCTTTCTGATGACCTATGAACATGTAGGACTTTTCATCCATGCTCCCAATACCAGTCACAATAGCTGGATCATCATAGCCAGCACGGTCTCCATGGAGTTCCACCCActataacaatttttttttgggggggtggagagaagaagctagattattattatcatataGTCATACAAATAGAAGTCATAATATGATGTAGTTCACCAACTACCTTCTCtgtaatattcaaaatatgatCAAGAACTGTTGGTCTGTTGGGATGTCGAGCGATAGATAGCCGTTGGATTGGTGTCAAATGCTTGTATAAATCTTTCAGGGCCTAAACTTAAAGCAGAGAAGAAGTTGAAtcacattattaaaataatatcaataaattcAATGAAGTATTGAAATAGTTAAATTAGTCAAAATCTTCTCAGCAAAGCCCAATACTAGATCAAACACTCATGATGAATTTGAAATCATTTCAAACAACTTAAGAAAGAAGTAAAACTTTAATTACTCATATACAGCTCATGCAATTTCACCCAGAACTATTGCTTTTAAACTAGACTGCAGCATTAGGGTTAATTCAATAAGCAAATATTTTGCCCACAAATAAACCTTCTTTTTaaccaacaaaaaatgatCGCATACTCATGTGAAGTGACTCTATAAAAGCAACTTTGACATAAAATAGGAATTGCGGGACTTGTATATTCTACCTGTTGATACTTGTTCTCCAATGCAGCAATTTGATCACTGAAATCCAGACCAGTTTCATCAGCCATTCTACGTATCTGCAAGAGAAGGATTGACTAAGTtccaaatatttgaaaatgagCTTATGGTAGAATGCTTGTGCCTTGTAAATGCCTCATATCTGCTTCTCTCTAAAATGCATCCAAAGgtaattttatgaattttgccTCAGAGAATGCCTTCATTTCTATGTTGGAATATTAGGATTTATTCATGATGTTAGACAACTCCATCGCCTTTCTTGAGCATCAAATTCTCAGCAAACTTATTGAAAACCAACATCTAAGAAAAGCAACACAAGTTAAAAATCTGCTATGATGAAAGCAACAGACCTCAGTAATCTTTTTCTCAAGATCAACAAGTGGTTTCTCAAATGGTAGGGTAACTTGCTTTGGCTTCTCAGTCAGAGGC
Above is a window of Prunus persica cultivar Lovell chromosome G2, Prunus_persica_NCBIv2, whole genome shotgun sequence DNA encoding:
- the LOC18787204 gene encoding acetyl-coenzyme A carboxylase carboxyl transferase subunit alpha, chloroplastic isoform X2, with product MADETGLDFSDQIAALENKYQQALKDLYKHLTPIQRLSIARHPNRPTVLDHILNITEKWVELHGDRAGYDDPAIVTGIGSMDEKSYMFIGHQKGRNTKENIARNFAMPTPHGYRKALRMMKYADHHGFPIITFVDTPGAFADLKSEELGQGEAIAHNLRTMFGLKVPVVTVVTGEGGSGGALAIACSNKLFMLENSAFYVASPEACAAILWKSSQAAPKAAEKLRITAQEHYRLKIADGVIPEPLGGAHVDPAWTSQQIKITITQAIKELENMNTEELLQHRRLKFRSIGGFQEGIPVEPKRKRNMKPSEVNMPKAADIELEIENLKKKILEAKGPSDPITTQAIEKLKKDVDKEMTNAFISMGLQEKLESVKLELSKASKDTSSQPLNRNLKEKVDKIMQEFNHNLSQPGAYLGLKEKLEKLNLVSRLIEKEERKQKLKAEINQKVPAELKEKMELLKNAEEKISKGEPVDKELMEEVEAVKKELLEVLKSANLEVVGVTKKNVVTAPPELKEKIEKVNTEIYEEIERVINEAGISGRIEELKAGIAKGSSSEDIEKAEAKIKEEILATLDVEALKEKVKSLTVELDLPEETVAEGEISAENGKFQ
- the LOC18787204 gene encoding acetyl-coenzyme A carboxylase carboxyl transferase subunit alpha, chloroplastic isoform X1, giving the protein MTTLSLISGNCGRRNGGEDHGSELLHRFSGKDLFASDLLRISFRKGDGIWSKDLEGHRIRNRNKFRVTAKIKKGKQYDYPWPHDIDPNISSGHLSYLSHFKPLTEKPKQVTLPFEKPLVDLEKKITEIRRMADETGLDFSDQIAALENKYQQALKDLYKHLTPIQRLSIARHPNRPTVLDHILNITEKWVELHGDRAGYDDPAIVTGIGSMDEKSYMFIGHQKGRNTKENIARNFAMPTPHGYRKALRMMKYADHHGFPIITFVDTPGAFADLKSEELGQGEAIAHNLRTMFGLKVPVVTVVTGEGGSGGALAIACSNKLFMLENSAFYVASPEACAAILWKSSQAAPKAAEKLRITAQEHYRLKIADGVIPEPLGGAHVDPAWTSQQIKITITQAIKELENMNTEELLQHRRLKFRSIGGFQEGIPVEPKRKRNMKPSEVNMPKAADIELEIENLKKKILEAKGPSDPITTQAIEKLKKDVDKEMTNAFISMGLQEKLESVKLELSKASKDTSSQPLNRNLKEKVDKIMQEFNHNLSQPGAYLGLKEKLEKLNLVSRLIEKEERKQKLKAEINQKVPAELKEKMELLKNAEEKISKGEPVDKELMEEVEAVKKELLEVLKSANLEVVGVTKKNVVTAPPELKEKIEKVNTEIYEEIERVINEAGISGRIEELKAGIAKGSSSEDIEKAEAKIKEEILATLDVEALKEKVKSLTVELDLPEETVAEGEISAENGKFQ